In Chitinivibrionales bacterium, the genomic window CATCGGGAGTTCAGCCGCAGACCGCCCCGCCGGTATTTGTGCCAATTTGTGAAGACACCCCGGGTATCGATCCCGCTTCCGATGGCGGCACATTCAAAGGTCCGTTGGCGCTTCAAATTCATTGCGCAACGCAGGGATCATCGATTGCCTGTTCGTTCGATAAAGGAGAAAATCCCCGCTGGCTTCTGTATACCGGGCCGATAAAACTGGAGAAAGGTACGACAGCCCTACGGGCAAAAGCGATCCGGATTGGATACAAAGAGAGCGTAGAGCGGAGTGCTGAATTTACAGTACGATAAAGCAAAGCTTTTAGGGGGTTGGTCATTCGAACAGGTGCTCGAACCTGACTGTGTTCTAAATATTTTATTCAGATTTCTGCTGATTAACCATAATCGACACTGCTGGAATTTTAGCCCCTTTTACAGGTTGAAAGGACCGTTTACCATGAAAATTTCTTAAAATAATTTCTGAATATTGGCCCGGTTTCCATTATATTATGAAGTATAAGCAAAAGGTGTCCTGTCAGTTTCAGGGTCATGAAGCAAAAGGGTATTGCAATTTTTAAATCTCAAATCAGGGGGAGCGTTCCATGAAAAGGCTTTTCTTTTCGTTTTCTGCATTTTGTTGTATTTTCCTGTCATTTTACTCAAACAGTAACGCCGTATCCGGAATTAGTGTTTGCGATTACAATGGTGAAATTGACGGTATCCAGGCAAACATTATTAAAGACAATCGATGGGTCGATTCGATTTTTCTGGTAACCACCGATAACCGTCTGGATGCACGTTCATCGCAGATCAATTCCTATGGAACCCATTGTGCCTTTTTATACAATGATGGCGGATGGCACGTTGCGGTTGCCACGATCGGAGGAGTGAACAAGACAGTTAAAAAACTCTGTACCGTTCCCAGTGGCGGTGATATGGGAAACGGGAAAATATGGTCAGCACTCCTGGAATGGCCCCGGGGAGAATGGGTTTGGTTTACTAATTCGGAATCGAATAACGAAATATACCGGGTGAATGTACAGACTGGAGACCGGCAGCATGTTGCTTCTACTTCGGCACAATCAAATCAATTTCAATTATCCGGAGATGCAAAAATCCTGATCGGCGCCTATCAAGGGGATGGTGCCTGGACAAGACTTCCGAATGCAGATAATATTTCATCATCCCAAACAATTTCCCAGTGGCATGATTATGTTGGTGGCTGCGGACACGGTATCTCTCCTTCGGCGCTTTATTGCATTAATAATAATAACGGCTATCATTCCCGTGTTGCAATACACAATGTGGATACGGTTAACATGTCTATAAGCCAGGATCAGACTGTCGGCGTTGACGGCAATGTCGGCGCTATCTGGATGGGTGGAGACAGTATGTGGTATATGTGGGATGACTGGGCCCTTGATTCATCCCTTATTAACGAAATTTATGACAATGATAACGGAATCTATGTGGGGAGACAACAGGTGATTGGCGGAGGGAATCTTACGCTTGGAGGATGGTCTTGCAATTCCGACCATTGGGCATTAATGGTAACCGGGTGGGCGCCGGAAGGAAGAGATTGCAGTAATGGCGCAAATATTATAGGACTCAATTTCATTCGAGAACAGACAATGCCTTTCAGTCATAATTATTGCGAGTTCGATACTATTAATAATCCTGATGGCATTGCATATATCGCCTGGCACGGTGACATCTGGATCAGCGATCCGGTCGAAGATATCGCTCCCGGATATATCGACGACTTCAATAATCGTGACACCTATACAATCGATGGCACCGATACCGAAATCGATCCGAGAATGAACGCTCTCTGGGAGAATGTCGGGGTTAAAGATTGCCGTGGTATTAAAATTAACAAGTCTTCTTCCGATGGTTTAACGCTTTCCTTAAGTGAGCGAAAAAATGTACGGATTGAGGTGTACAACGGGCTTGGTAAGCTTATCTATTCACGAAAGATCCAAAGTCAACAGATACGTGTTTCCCGGTCGATTCTCCACCGGGGTGTCAATATGATAACTGTAAAAGACAATG contains:
- a CDS encoding T9SS type A sorting domain-containing protein; the encoded protein is MKRLFFSFSAFCCIFLSFYSNSNAVSGISVCDYNGEIDGIQANIIKDNRWVDSIFLVTTDNRLDARSSQINSYGTHCAFLYNDGGWHVAVATIGGVNKTVKKLCTVPSGGDMGNGKIWSALLEWPRGEWVWFTNSESNNEIYRVNVQTGDRQHVASTSAQSNQFQLSGDAKILIGAYQGDGAWTRLPNADNISSSQTISQWHDYVGGCGHGISPSALYCINNNNGYHSRVAIHNVDTVNMSISQDQTVGVDGNVGAIWMGGDSMWYMWDDWALDSSLINEIYDNDNGIYVGRQQVIGGGNLTLGGWSCNSDHWALMVTGWAPEGRDCSNGANIIGLNFIREQTMPFSHNYCEFDTINNPDGIAYIAWHGDIWISDPVEDIAPGYIDDFNNRDTYTIDGTDTEIDPRMNALWENVGVKDCRGIKINKSSSDGLTLSLSERKNVRIEVYNGLGKLIYSRKIQSQQIRVSRSILHRGVNMITVKDNDGIVFTEKMIKM
- a CDS encoding sulfatase, whose amino-acid sequence is SGVQPQTAPPVFVPICEDTPGIDPASDGGTFKGPLALQIHCATQGSSIACSFDKGENPRWLLYTGPIKLEKGTTALRAKAIRIGYKESVERSAEFTVR